The following are from one region of the Thermococcus cleftensis genome:
- a CDS encoding antitoxin family protein produces the protein MGTIIEAVYDGETFRPLRRVNIPKGTKVRIIVGETIWDLLDEIEGIPVDVSVEEVLEDVRQSVQ, from the coding sequence ATGGGGACGATTATTGAGGCGGTCTATGACGGCGAGACGTTCAGACCTCTCAGGCGAGTGAACATACCAAAGGGGACGAAGGTCAGAATTATCGTTGGCGAGACCATCTGGGACCTGCTTGATGAGATTGAGGGGATTCCCGTCGATGTCAGCGTGGAGGAAGTGCTGGAAGATGTTAGGCAGAGCGTCCAGTAA
- a CDS encoding GIY-YIG nuclease family protein: protein MRGSYFLVIRLDGDKEIRTKGRTFRLRAGHYVYVGSAMNSLEKRVARHFKREKRLHWHIDFLLKEAELLRAYLIPSDERLEERLSLEVARRGEPVPGFGAGDVRVKTNLYRFEEEPDETLTEILENLGLNWKIVKSEADVKDMRW from the coding sequence ATGAGGGGCTCTTACTTCCTGGTTATCAGGCTGGACGGGGACAAGGAGATACGAACGAAGGGCAGAACGTTCCGGCTCAGGGCGGGCCACTACGTCTACGTCGGCTCCGCCATGAACTCCCTCGAAAAGCGGGTCGCGAGGCACTTCAAAAGGGAAAAGAGGCTCCACTGGCACATCGACTTTCTCCTGAAGGAAGCCGAGCTTCTGAGGGCCTACCTCATTCCAAGCGACGAGAGGCTGGAGGAGAGGCTCTCCCTGGAGGTGGCCAGGCGTGGCGAACCGGTGCCGGGGTTCGGGGCGGGGGACGTGAGGGTAAAGACTAACCTCTACCGCTTTGAAGAAGAACCGGACGAAACCTTGACGGAAATCCTCGAGAACCTCGGCCTCAACTGGAAAATCGTTAAAAGCGAGGCCGACGTAAAGGATATGCGGTGGTAG
- a CDS encoding DUF2095 family protein — translation MDERKKKRPVDDFAWQEYDREEFEQTFPALARELEGEGISIEAYRTSEERVEEPTDFSGYNPTVIDFLRRCETDDEALEIINWLEERGEITPEMAKDLRITLVKKGVRAFGPKKEWGWYERHGKRG, via the coding sequence ATGGACGAGCGGAAGAAGAAGCGCCCCGTGGACGACTTCGCCTGGCAGGAGTACGACAGGGAGGAGTTCGAGCAGACCTTCCCGGCCCTCGCCAGGGAGCTCGAGGGAGAGGGCATTTCGATAGAGGCCTACAGAACCAGCGAGGAGAGGGTGGAGGAGCCGACGGACTTCTCCGGCTACAACCCAACGGTGATAGACTTCCTCAGGCGGTGCGAGACGGACGATGAGGCGCTTGAGATAATAAACTGGCTCGAGGAGCGCGGTGAGATAACGCCCGAGATGGCCAAGGACCTGAGGATAACCCTCGTAAAGAAAGGCGTCAGGGCCTTCGGCCCCAAGAAGGAGTGGGGCTGGTACGAGAGACACGGGAAGCGCGG